TTAAAGTGACATGCTGCATTTCCATTTACTAATACTTTTTCTACATGCTTTCTCTTATTTAAACCATTAACTATGGTGTGAAGAAATGAAGCAAACTATGGAAATGCTTATCAGTTACAGCTGTGTTGTCATGTCATATTAAAGAATATTCTTGGTTAAGTATAAATCAGGGTTCCtaaaatcttgccctggagggccaatgtgctgcagagtttaggtccaaccctaatcaaactcaCCTACTTGTGACTTTCTAATGATGCTTAAGACATTGGGCTATGATtatggttagagctaaactctgtaggaaagtggatctcgtgtgccagatttgaggatccctggtatAAGTTAAGGTCAATGGACAGCTTTTGACTTTCAAATTGTCCCTCATGGACTGTGGAAGTAAATAGGACCAGGTTTGGAGTATATAAAAGCAGAAATGTATGTTTATGACTATATTAGAACACTTTCCTGTTAAGAGTTATTAGACCTGTAAAGctaaatcataatttttataGGAATTTTAGGGTTTCAGATGATAAATTGtatttggttaaaaataaaaaaacagtgataCTTTAATTGTAAGTGCTTTAAAATAACCctctttttgtgatttttttgtgttttttttttttttttttagaaaagaggAAACTGaattttgtggtaatcaacattatgctaCAGTTGTTCTCAATTGAGCTTGTACTGAACCCAGAATGTTCCTTAAAAAGAATTACCCCAAAAGTGTTACCCCTCATGTGAACATCTCAGTAGTAGAAGCGCTTGGTTTCTTTGTGTCTGTGCATGCTAAGCCTTTGGTTCCTTCTCAAATCTTATACCCTGTGCTGTGAGCCTCATTTGTCCTCAACAGCAGCATAAGAATGCCATACTCTTGCTTACAGGAACCACAAAGGGAAAAATGTTTGTTTCCCCCTTCAAATTAGCGTGCAATCTTCAGGTACCTCATTGCCATGGGAACTGCTGTAGACAATAAGATGAGGGCTGCTCATGTCCCACTCACATTCAGTTGTCTCCTTAAACACTGACATAGGCTTGTAACACTCCTCAACCTTTTCTCCTTTCCATCTCTTCGTCCCCAGGCAATGCTGCAGTGCTGTGGTGTACTTGTTACACCAATGTCTTCAAATCTGTCACAAATCTCTTCATCAAGAACCTGGCATGTTCTGGGATTTGTGCTGGGTTGGTGTGTGTGCCCTTTGACATAGCCTTGAGCGCCAGTCCCCTATGCTGCCTATGGGTCCATACACTCCTGCTGTGCAAAGCCATCAAGTTCCTACACAGGCTTTTCTGTTCTGCCACTGTGCTCAGCTTTGCTGTCATCGCCCTGGATAGGTGAGAGGCTATGCATGCTAATTCACCCATCTTTTGCTAACAATGAAAGTGTAATTGTTTCAGATTTGAGGTCACTAAAGGTCTCAGCCAAACAGTAATTAAAACAATTGGTAAGAGAATAATATGGTGAATGATCTCTTTAGAAAATCTGAAAACTCTCTTGAGACATTTGTTTCACTTCAGAAAAAAATGCACCTTTCAGGCACAAAgaacataataaaacatactgATTTTCTTATTTGACAACATTTTCTTTTGCGTTTAATTGTGCTATAAACAAGTTAGTCCACTAAAAAGTGTAATTGTTATGTAACTGATTTAAATAGGGCTGgcaaatgtttaaacaaaaaacatttagcaCAATTTGTTTAGAAAGATTTTTGTGTATCTAAACCATTCAGCTAGTATAAGTCCGATCTCTAAGCAAAACAGTGTAGTCTTACTGATTCCcaaacaaattacttttatgaCTCGCTTCCTTTTAGTCAGTATCATTCAGTGCAACTTGTATAGTCTGATCTATAAATGACTTATGAACTagttcttttaaatgaatcagaCTTATTAGCATGTATTCCAACTGATTCCCAAATAAATGACTCTTTATAGTGAATCAAAGCCATTAAGCTCAACTAGTACAGTCCAGTCCCTGAACATTAGCCaaaagaaagctgcttggtttgcaAATTACTTCAGTGTGAGCTGTGCGTTGTTTATCTATTTTAACAATAGTTAATGGACCTTTTTTGCCTTTGAAATTTCATAAAAATGTTGCTTATGTGACTGCACCTTAACAGTGGTGCCTTCCCTGTTTCACTTCCAGGTACTACTCTGTGTTGTATCCTCTGGAGAGAAAGATATCAGATGCCAAATCCAGAGACCTGGTTATCTACATCTGGGTACATGCGGTGGTGGCCAGCGCCCCTGTTTTTGCCATAAGCAATGTGACGGATGTCTACGCCACCTCTTCCTGTTCTGATGGCCAATCACTTGGACATCTGGTTTACATGATCACATACAGTATCACCACACTCATTTTGCCACTAGCAGTGGTGTTTCTAGCCATGGCACTAATCCGCCGCGCACTAAGCACCAGCCAGAAGAAGAAAGTCATCATTGCAGCACTGCGCACCCCACAGAACGGCATTTCCATCCCGTATGTGTCTCAGCGCGAGGCTGAACTTCATGCCACTCTGTTATCCATTGTTCTAGTCTTTGCACTATGCAGCATTCCCTATGCTGCTCTGGTCATATACCGTTCCGTGCTTGGAGCTGCTAAAGCCTCGTCTTGGTTACAACTGACCGCCGTGTGGCTGCCAAAGGTCTCTCTTCTCACCAACCCACTGTTTCTTCTCACAGTAAACCGCTCTGTGCGGCGTTGCCTTCTTGATATGCTAGTACGCTTGCATCGGCGCTATAGCCGAAGAAACATGGTCAGCATTGGGGGTCTGGCTGAAGGAGGGCCACTAGAGGGCGATACTGGGGTTCGCTCTGGTAGTCAACTCCTGGAGATGTTCAATATCGGCCAACAACAGATCTTCAGACCAAACGAGGACGAAGAAGATGAGAATGACATTTCCTCTGTGGCCTCTGCCAACATTCAACCCAAAGATGAAGGACAGGGTGGAAATGGAGGGGTGGCAAGAGAGCTGCGTCAGCCGCAGTCAGGGGACGTGAAAAAAGAAGAGGGCTTAGTGTTACCAAAACATTCTCCTATTCAGTCATGTGCCTATTCCTCTTCACAGGTCGCCCCGGTGACTCCCACAGACCCCGAGGATACAACACAGTTTGGTTTTGGGCCATTTGAGTTGCCTCCACAGTGGCTACCTGAAACCAGGAACAGTAAGAAAAGACTCCTTCCTCCGCTGGGTAACACACCAGAGGAGCTGATCCAGACCAAGCAGCCCAAAGTTCGGCCCGAGAGACGCATCAGTAGAAACAATAAAGTTAGTACCTTCCCCAATGTAGATCCATGAAAAAGAGTGCAGTAGACCAAATCGTAAAAAGCCAAAAATGAAGATTGGTTGTGTTTTATATCTAAAGTTATTTTGACATGATCTTCTATGTGAGTGCAGAACAATGAAGGACATGGAGAGTATTTGTTTACAGTAGAAAGTAGGAGGGGTTTACATGCTCTCATGCTGTCTATTTGGACAATTTAATAGATATCCCTTCATCTACTGACAACAGGAAATTGATCTTTCAGAGGAAATTCAAGAAAAAACATAAGGTAGGCATGGACTGTATGACATTTGTTTTGTTGGAATGGTCAATAAAATTACAATCACAATCAATTTTTTGTAGATACGTTTGCTGTGTTGAATTTGACTAATGTGCCCTGCTTAACTTTTATTTACCATAATCTATCTCACATAGCTTGAACAGCTAGTTAAAAAAACGAATGTATTGcactcaaaattaaaatattattaattataaatgaactttcatgtacactaccattagaaagttttttttaatgtttttgaaaatgtccTAATGCATCTCACATGTATGCAAAGCGTGTGCAAAGATTTCTTACATGAcagttatttgaaaaaaaaaccctTCTCTTTCAATCTTATCTGTCCAATTGTAAAACAAATATTAGGTATTTAAAAAGGTTCTTAAATGCTGACGATAAAGGGACACATCTATTTCATGTCATTGGTTCATTAAATCTCTTCTTGACCAATATTCAGTATATACAAATATCTATCttcattaaacacattttcactCAGTTAATCACCTTTCATGGCAAAAGCAAAGCTAAAGATTAAGCACTTGCATGTGACTGAAagggaaataaaatgtattcaagaAGGCTGCGTGTTTTTCTCCATATGCCAGTTTTAGTGCCATTAATTAAAAGTTTTGATGGATTTTAAAGTTGTTTAATGTGTTTTCCAAATCCAGAAACCACTAGCTTGGATTCCTGCTTGAGCTACACCACTACTGGTATGTGGAATTAACATAATACTTGTGATCTTTTCCACAATggtttaatgtataaaaaatgtcaaGCAAAAGTGTTCTTTGGAAGTAAACTGATTGTCATCCATTTACATGGCAAAGCAGCACTTTTAAAGAAGCAGTATGTGTCTCTCAAATTCAGTTAAACTAAATACCTCAAAATTGAAGTCAAGGGTTCATTAAATTAGAGTTGCATAGTGTCACAAATAGCTCTAAGACACGAAGGCTGAGGATCCAAATGCGGTGATTATTCAGAGGATAAACCACAGTCGTGATCCAAACAATAACAAGAAACACAGACGAAGAGTAATCCAGAACAAGGGGCAGAAACAACCAAGACAAAGGAAAACAGGAAATAACAGCTCAGAAATGCAGTACTAAACACATACAGGACTTCACAATCACTAGCTGTGTTTCATTTTGAAGGCTgcatatgtaacccctctcacccgggtcctctctgacactCCTCTCACTCGCaacgagcggggctcgaaccaggGTCTTCCcgcatgggaggcggatgcattaacaaggaggctaaatggctacagccactaacgtctgtcgctagtgcatctcttgaggtttacctgcacagcactactcactggcctccgtgacactcacccccctaaacctcactcccatccgggtcacggcaccaatgtaacccctctcacccgggtcctctctgacgctcctcgcactcgctccgagcggggctcgaacccgggtcttccggcatgggaggcggacgcactagcaaggaggctaaatggctacagccactagcgtctgtcgctagtgcgtctcttgagatcgcggagagaggtttacctgcacagcactactcgctggcctccgtgaCACATGTCATCAAGGCTGTCTCAAAGTAGTACACCCCGAATGCGACCTTGAAATTTGACCTTCTTTCACAGAAATTCTGAGGATGCATGAGGCATATCCTTCGCTACTACAGATAACCCACAATTCTTTGCATCGGTAACAACAACGgtcgtttatttaaaaaaaaaaatggctggcaGGCAGATATAACCAAAGACTTTAGAATATTCTTAAAGGGACTCTGATGTAACATTACACACAAGCaaagatgtaaatgtaaatttatttattaaataaaaaatgtaagtattttcaagttttctttttttgtaagcGTGACAGAGATATGGGATGGAGTGCCCTCCGGTGGTTATCAAGGGCACTCCAGATGGCGATTGTGACAAAGCCTCCCCTTAAGGAGCAGCTTCCAGAAAGTGGGTGGAGTGAGCagaacagggggagggatggagagcCAGGCCCATGGACAGGAAGTAGAGCTATTAGGCGAATTAGGGAGCATGAGTGGGGCTGAAGGAGCAGGTGACCAAGGCAGGGCCGGCGGAGCAGGAACACCACAAAGGCAGAGCAAAAGACTATCAGGATTGAGCTGCCAGACCAGAAGACCACCAGGGTGGAACAGACTGGATGAAagtgatctccacaatggtggaAAAGACCACTGGGGTTGGGCTGATGGAGCTGAGGACCATTTCAACTGAGCTGATGGTTTACCAAGATTGCTCAGGCTCAGCAAATGTCCACCAAAGTGGAACAGTTGAAGCAGGAGACCACCAAGGCGGATCAGGCAGGAAAGCAAAAGAGAGCACAAAGGGCATAACAATGGCTTCTGAGGCCATAATAGGACAGTCAGACAGTTCAGAAACAGTATCTTTGGCCATGAAATGGCAGGTGAAGAGCTCAGATACTGCCTTCTTGACCATGACAGGGCAGACAAGGGATTCAGAGACAACTTTCTTGGCCATGAGACACTATAAATCAGTtcattgggaaatgagcgacacctgctccactcgcCGGTCTCGCGTCCCACGGTGGAGATCGGAagaatacaaaagaggagcgacaacagtgaaggacgagagaggacctgCCCTGGGTTTATTTtgggtgtgtttttatttgtataaggagggacgcgctgccgaagatccctcgccactgtgcTGAacccgcggtgccatcgagcagggcgagggagtgtgccgccatggacactCGAGGTGGTGGGCtagagtgagttgccggggacagATGAACGTGCTGCCGGCCGCCCGTGGTGTGGAGGGGCAGCTGCCATCCATGAGGGAATCGGAGGAGTCGGGCCGTTAACCAGggagccggagcctgctgccatccttGAAGGCATCCCCTGGAGGGGAAGTAGAGCGCAAGTCTCGTGGGTACCCCCCGGCGTAATTGTGAATTGTTACAATCACTTTGTCCAACAAGCAGCTTTGAGGCTCTCTGATCACTGTTATAGCACCTGCAAACAGAAACTGAAGTCAGCTAAACCTTTaacaaggactgtaaaaagatggaccaGTGAAGCATAGCAGAATTTACAAGCTTGTTCGACTGcacaaatttgatttttttttaagttgtagccaccgatctggatgaattCACAGAGACTGTAATAACAgacattagtttctgtgaggatttGTGCATTCCTGCCAGAACtcatttaatttataacaatGACAAACCATGGGTCACTGCAAAACTCAAGACACCCAAAAGAACTAAAGAAGATGCTTGCAGGAATGGGGACAGAGTCTTGTAAAAACAGGCCAAAGTCACATTGACAAAGGAGATCAGACAGAAACTACTCCGAAAAGTTGAGAAATCAGTTTTCAGCCAATGATTCTGCCTCAGTGTGGAAAGGACTGAAAGACATCACCATTTACAGGACCCCATCCCCCAGCACTGTGTTGAATCAACAGCTGGCCGACGGTTTGTATGAGTTCTATTGCAGGTATAAAAAAACCCTAacatctgtggtcatgaagtcatttgaaagaaTAGTGCTGGACCATCTGAGgaacatcactggacccttgctggacccCTTGCAGTTTGCATACCGAGCAAACAGATCTGTGGATCAACATGGGACTGTACtacatcctgcaacatctggacagacCAGGGACTCTTGTGAGGATActatttgtggacttcagcttggccttcaacacgatcatcccaaacctcctcctatCCAAATTAACCCAGTTCTCTGTGCCCACCTCCACCTGATTACCAGCTTCCTGACGACTGTACAGCAAAGGatccctctgtcaagctcctgaactTTGCAGACAACAACACATTTATTggcctcatccaggatggtgacgagtctgcttacagacaggaggttaaagagctgacTGTCTGGTGCAGTTATAACAACCTGGTGCTGAACATGTTCACAAATGCTGCTTTATCAAGCATTTCATGCAAGATAAattgaaaaatctaaatacagtCGGTTTCCTTCTGAAGTATTATGAAAACACCCACACtggtttttgattttgaaatgtgcagTGCTTATGTTTATTCAttgaagtcaaagccttttggaaaatctatttgtggcagtcagttttgatattgtggcggcccgccacaaataaatcaatgtgtggGAAACCCTGGAGAGTGTGTAAAAGGGTTGGCAAAATCATTCTGGGTCCTTCACACCCAGGCCACTTCCTCTTTGAACTATTGCCATCTGGTCTgcactacagagcactgagcaccagaacagacaggcacaagaacagtttcttacCTCAGGCAGTCCACCTTATGAACAGTTAACTTGGCATTAAATGTAATGTGCAACacagtttatacatttatttatttaaaactccaTACTTCATTTGTATATTATACCTCTACACACAAATGCCATTTGTCTATTTgtatattgtgtatttttttgaaaaatagttgttgtatattattatttcctATTCCTCTATTTCCTTGCTTATTCTATTTTGTTATCTATTTTTTGCCACTTTAATCTTTTTGTGCTGTAGAAGTTTCTGTCTccaaaaacaaattccttgtatgtgtaaaaatACCTGTtgataaagctctttctgattcttaaaaaaaaaataacataatgaCAAATAACATTTAgtctacatgtttttattttatggactTTATTGTTTCTAAGTGAATACTTAAAGCTGAAgtcgaaaatacagtaaatcagtTTAGGCAAATTGCTTATGAAACTCCCTTCTATATAAGGATGGagacatatttatattaattaggGTGACAATATGTCCTCTCATTCATGGACTTGTCCTGGCTGGGATTTCTAAATTCCAACTTCTAGGTCACATTCCTGTGATGTTAGCATCATTCTGCTATTCATTCACAGTCATTTGTAAGAAAATGATCCAGGATGCATTGATTTCACAGCAAATTTCTGACTACCATAATATATCGTAAAATAATACTCTTTAATTCTGTAAATTCCTGGCAATTCTTTACAGTGTACATGATCGACAAATAGTGGCATTCAAGAAGGTTGGATTTACAGAGAATGCTCAAAGCAATACAAATATGCATAAACATAATGTATGAGGACTGTAGCGAGCACGtcaataggaaaacaaagccaaaaccttgAGATTTTAGGCAAATAAGAAATATCAGCCAGGACATATCTGGGAAAAAGAGGACACATGATCaccctaattatataaaatatcttgTATTTACTGTGAGATTAATAGcatatcaaaatcaaaatatggtCTTGGCAGCATGAGTGGTCTTGGCAGCGTTCTGCAGAGTTATCAATCGCACATTGACGAGCTAGGCCTGAGGATGTCAGCTCTTTACATGAGAACTCAGCAGCAGAATTGGCCTCATCTGATGGAGGCTCACGGCTAGACTCCTAGACAAGTGTATTGTCAGAGTAAATACAGCCCATCTCAATTCAGCCTACCCACCGGCATGATCCTTGAAGGCAATTGCAGGGAGTATCATCATTACATCTCAAGTATCTGGATCCATGGACAAGGTGACAAAAGGGCTCTCATCGAAACTAGCACACAAAAAGAAGATCCAATATGTGCATTTGGGCTTTCTGAAGTAACCGTCCTTTTTTCTTTTGAACAACTGATATTGAAGATATTGCATCAACAATATCTACAGGGTCTAGCATAATCTCTAAAATGCAATGCTGTGACCAATATGGCTAGACAGGAacttaaaacactgttttattgGTTCACTTTAATCTTGTCTGGGAAAAACACAAGAGAATGTGATGCCATATCCTCATAATTCACTTCAGTGAATGGAAACGTGGATCTCAATGACACCCTAAGCCTGCCTCCTCAAAAAAGAGCCAGATGAATTATATGAATTATACCCACTGCAAgtacatttcaataaaataaaaatgcactggatgTCCCTTTTGAAATTGGTAGAGGGGAAGAATAAAGCCTTCAGAGCACTGTGTTCGTATCCGAAAATATAGGCAATATTCTTCTTGTGATTATggtgttttgaaaaatgactgTCCTCCTAAAAAGGCTCCTCAGCCAGTCATGACTGTTAAGTAAACACTATTATCCAGTGTAAATGGCTGACCCAGGGCCACTCTGTAGATTACATTTGCCGAGGCAGCCTCCCTTTGAGTCATAAATCAATGAGGGCTTGAGAGACCTGGACCACATACAGCAGGCATAAAACAACACCAATTACCAGAAGCAacataaacattttgctttatgtgGGGATATATGatgtaagtgttttttatttatatcatacaCAGTTTAGGGGAAAAAACCTTCGAATATCTGTGGCTGCAGGAATCAGAAACATATATCTGGGGAAATTGGACCGTTTTATGATGCATTCAGCATCTTTTGCTCTTTCTGTGAGGAAGTATAGTTCCTTTTCTATATCTGTTGGTTCGGGGTCTTTCATAACCACTATATTGTTGACATAAATCAGTTTGAATGACATAAGCTAatttcatgtatttgtttatGACCCCCTCTCTTTACATTGACAGTTATTTTACAAGTGCTTAGATGTCTGGGTTGCATGAATGAGATAAAGTTTTCTATGTCGCTCGGCACGTAtttgatgaaaataataataataattattctgaGTGACTTGAGTGACTTTGTAAAATAGAATTTGGATAAATACATCTGATTTAATCAAGAATAATTAAGAATTTGTCTCATTCATGAACACAGGACAAAACTtgggaaaaatataataaaaggtTGCTGCTGTCAGCCAGTACTTCCATTTATTTGCATTAGAGGGCAGTGCAACCTAAGAAAATTTGGTCATATGAAAAAGTAGATTTGTTTAGGCTGACATGTTGTGAAATGAATTAGGATTATAATATTTCCTATTTCAGGCCAAGTATGCCCTAAGGTATCCACTTctctgcattttaaaatgattcatatataatttacatGCTTAAGGCTCTGTCAACCCACAAAATCCTTAATAGACCTCAAATAAAACAACTCGAACTTGTCACATGACTCACACCAATAAACAGCATATCAGTTTCTAATCAAAATAATCAAGGTATTACCATACATTTTACCATTTTAGTGctgaagtacaaaaaaaaaactgtttttgagtTTAGCTTAATTGAATaaattcacattattattatcacaattagccacaaatatatatacaaaatgatGGATTTTGTTGTCAAACTGAAGGTTGTCCACTTTCTTTCAGGTTGTCATTCAGCTGGAAATCAATAGCAGGCCTTTGGCTTGAACTGAAGATCATATATTACAGTGTCAAATTATGATTACCATCGAAAGTCTTGCAAATTCATTTAAAGGgcttaaactaaattaaacgTATACTAAAGATGGACATTAAGCACTTGAAGATTAGCCTACTGAGATAATATAACCCTTTCATCTTAACATACCAAGGGCAAGAGCTGTCATTTACCGAATATGAACCACAGTTGTGTTGCAATCCACACTACAAGACCTGGCAGGTTTTGAGCAGAGCAAACTAAGGATGACTCTATTTTTCAATACAAAATGCTGTCCACTAGTTACGAATAAAACTCAAAATCCAAAAGTAGGTTAAAAGAAAGATGTATCAATAAGATGTAATGAGCTCTGGATTAGggaaagacaacaacaacaaaaaaggctaAGTGAAAAGTCATGGTGTATTAGACTGCCAAGTGTATCTCTTTTGCCAAGTTTTGTTAAGCAGTCCACAGTCATCAGCCAATCAGTATGTGGCTGTTATTGACAGATGGGAATCATCTAATAAGAGTCATAACACAAAATGTGTGACCTCATTGGAATTGATACATTGATACAAAAAAAACGTAAccataaaaagttttattattattattttttaatcttctgTTTTATTGTATAGTTGGTCTGTTACTTACCGTTTGAGTCAAATGAAGAGTGCTTAAGTTCACTGCAGTCAGTGGTGCATGTCACGCAGACAGTTAGCAGGTAGCAGCGTGTGTTGTCTCTGAAGAAGCTGTCCTAAAGAGCTCTTTCACTGTCTGTACTTGAGCCTCTCATAAAACAAAGCCCATTTTCCAAAAGAGCTCCAACATTCCCACATTATTACTTTGTCTACAAAAGATGAGTCACACCTTCCATTCAGCCAACCTGCTGGTCCAATCGCACAGCCACTCTCTCCAAGTGAATTCCTTTTAAAATGCTGTCAGGCATCATTtgcatttactttatattt
The sequence above is a segment of the Carassius gibelio isolate Cgi1373 ecotype wild population from Czech Republic chromosome A20, carGib1.2-hapl.c, whole genome shotgun sequence genome. Coding sequences within it:
- the LOC127938821 gene encoding G-protein coupled receptor 176-like, which encodes MMMEADNAESWFPLPENGSTSLNASNLGFLNASSPVGLWGDAQDKEVTQLEEILHAQERAYKDFTTTIQVFILIGSLLSNAAVLWCTCYTNVFKSVTNLFIKNLACSGICAGLVCVPFDIALSASPLCCLWVHTLLLCKAIKFLHRLFCSATVLSFAVIALDRYYSVLYPLERKISDAKSRDLVIYIWVHAVVASAPVFAISNVTDVYATSSCSDGQSLGHLVYMITYSITTLILPLAVVFLAMALIRRALSTSQKKKVIIAALRTPQNGISIPYVSQREAELHATLLSIVLVFALCSIPYAALVIYRSVLGAAKASSWLQLTAVWLPKVSLLTNPLFLLTVNRSVRRCLLDMLVRLHRRYSRRNMVSIGGLAEGGPLEGDTGVRSGSQLLEMFNIGQQQIFRPNEDEEDENDISSVASANIQPKDEGQGGNGGVARELRQPQSGDVKKEEGLVLPKHSPIQSCAYSSSQVAPVTPTDPEDTTQFGFGPFELPPQWLPETRNSKKRLLPPLGNTPEELIQTKQPKVRPERRISRNNKVSTFPNVDP